The sequence AGAAAAGTCTCTCATTTTTAGGTCAAAGGTTTTAGGGGttcaaatcagaaatgaaaatgtttgatGGTAGGAAGCAGTTTGAGAACAGTCCAGTTGAAATAACACAGAGCACAAAAAAGAGACAAAGGtatcaaataatataaaaatgtcaaTCAGTTGGCTGATGCATAGATCATCAAATGCCCTCTTTTCTATTTTGCTGTTGCTGAGTATTTTCAAGGATGGTTTATAAGAGCATGGATGTTCATTTATGCTACAGTCTAATCAAATCATACAAATCCTGATGGGTACTTCTCAAACACCCAGATGACCGCAGTTAGATGCACCCTGCAACATAATTTTTTATCATGCTTCTAAGTAATGGATAGTCATTTTTCAATACTCATTCATTATAAGAATATTATTTATAGATGTCTTATGCAATACATAGTAAGTAAAAtagtgtgctgtgcttagtcactcagtcatgtccgactctttgaccccatggactgtggcccaccagacacctctgcccatggcgattctccaggccagaatactggagtgggttgtcgtgtccttctgcaggggatcttcccaacccaggaatggaactgagtctcctgcattacaggtgggttctttaccagctgagctaccataaatatatgtaaacatacatatgtatagaTATGTAAACATACATAAAGATAGTACATAATAAAGGATAACATTCAAGAAATGAATAGTTATAGCCATTCACGTAAACTGTGATTTTAAGACTATTCTAGGTTTGTGGCAAATAAGCTGTCTCTGATGCAAATGTATTTACAACCCTCGAACATCTAGTTCTCTAGGCTAGGCTTATAAAGGGTTCTTATCTTTTCAATCATTCCAAAACTCTTAAATACTTGACCTCACCTGTATCCACTCAATTCGGAACAAATCTGCCTTATGCATCTTATtcctcttttgggcttccctggtggctcagatggcaaagaatctgcctgcaatgtgggagacctgagttcgatcattggaaaagacctgggaagatgccctggagtgggGCATAGCAATCCagtacaatattcttgcctggagaatccccatggacagaggagcctggcaggctacagtccatgggggtcgcaaagagtttgacagggctgagctactaagcacattAAGCATCTTTGaagaaagggaacatttcacagcctgttcctgccccctgctggtTCCCATATAGCATCATGAGAAGAATCATCTATTTAAGGGTGACACTATCATGAATTTTTCAAGGCAGGTCCAGTGTGGGTGCCATTAAATAATTATGCTGAAGTACAAGCAAAAATCTGGATTGTCCTGGaatacatagtttttttttattcaatGTAATTATAAAGATACTGACTTTTAGACTTAACACTCTACTCTCCCTCTGTGCctttggctttccaggtggtaaagaatctgtctgccaatgcaggagacacaagagacctgggttccatctctgggttggggagatcccctggggtagcaaatggcaacccactcaaatattcttgcctggaaaatcccatcgacagaggagcctggcgggctacagtccatggggttgcaaaaagtcagatatgactgagcaactaacacttcttgTGCCTTTAGGTTAAGCAAGGATTGTTGGTCATTACCTATTCCAAAAAAAGTCATGAAGTAGTCACATAGAGAATCATTtccaaaggacagaaaaaaaaaataccataggTGTCTGAACACATAAGTCAGTTTAAACTGTAGAATATAAGAAAAGACTGTCCTGAAAAAAGTTTTCTGTTTAATTGGTCCCAGATATGCTTCCAAATCAGCACTCCAGACAAAGTGCACAGAGGAAGACCATGACCCTATCATTGCATTGGATGGAAACTCACCTATGCTTGCCCTCTccagttgtttattttatgtcAGACATTATTCTGGTTGCCCAAAATTCAGAAAGAAGTATTCTGTACCCTGACTGTGGTGGTCACATAACACAGCATGATGTTTGGGGAAATAATgggtctcttttttccttcttggtaCAGGTGAAGCATCTGACATCTCTGAATACTTTCCCCGTGAAATTTTCATTCATTGTTCTCATCAACACTGTATTTTCCTTACTCACATCCTACATctcaaaacagaattaaaaaaaagattccaatATTTATTACTCTCCTGTTGCTGTAATGTTGATTTTCTCTTTGGCAGTACCATTAACATTCACGGCTTGTCTGAGGAAGTTGAAGGAAAGTATGTTCTTTCAGTGCAGGCCTACATTCATAGAATTGTTGCATCTTTTGGCATCAATCCCAGGGTCGAGCCTATATGTCTGGATCACGATGGGCATGATAGGAATCATAgtcaaattttgtattttatgacCAAGATCAGCAAGAATTTCTAGGATggcatctgttttacatataatataaattttacataTGATGACCCAAGATTGAAAATGTGTGGCCAACAGGGATCAGATATGAGTACCTTAAGATATGAGTGCTTAGGCCACATGGCAACTATTTGCAAACTTGTCTTGTTTTTATAATTCTGtaatatgcagatcaggaagcaacagttaaaactggacatgaaacaacagactggttccaaatatgaaaaggagtacgtcaaggctgcatattgtcaccctgcttatttaacttatatgcagagtacatcatgagaaacgctgggctggatgaagcacaaactggaatcatgattgctgggagaaatattaataacctcagatatgcagatgacaccacccttatggcagaaagtgaagagaaactaaaaagcctcttgatgaaagtgaaagaggagagtgaaaaagttggcttaaagctcagcattcagaaaactaagatcatggcatccagtcccatcatttcgtgggaaatagatggggaaatagtggaagcagtgtcagactttatttttttgggctccaaaatcagtgcagatggtgactgtagccatgaaattaaaagacactctttggaaggaaagttatgaccaaccaagatagcatattaaaaagcagagacattactttgccaacaaaggtccatctagtcaaggctatggtttttccagtggtcatgtatagatgtgagagttggactgtgaagaaagctgagcaccgaaaaagtgatgcttttgaactgtggtgttgaagaagactcttgagagtcccttggactgcaaggagatccaaccagtccatcctaaaggaaatcagtcctggctgttcattggaaggactgatgctgaagctgaaactccaatactctggccacctcatgagaagatttgactcattggaaaagaccctgatgctgggagggattgggggcagaaggagaaggggatgacagaggatgagatggctggatgacatcatcaactcgatggacatgagtttgagaaactccagagttggtgatggacatggaggtctggcatgctgtgattcatcgagttggaaagagtcggacaggactgagtgattgaactgaactgaaggtaacaAAATTCattaatacaatatttgtttGATAAATGCTCACTCTATTCtaaatctcattttatatatcagtgacaaaaaaacaaacaaacaaaaaatcccacaTAACTCCTGGTCTTCTAGAACTTCCAGTAGATCTAATGGACAATCAGCATATAACAAATCGTATAAATACCAAGCAGGATATAGCAATGAGAGTGACTTCTTTGAGAAAATGGAACCAATAATGGCAGGGTTACAAAAGCCACCCTAAAGAAGCAACATTGAACTAAAGCCTGAATGATTAAAGGAGATTTTGTGCAATGaagttgaaataaataattctaagCAGATAAAAGCTCAAGGTCaaagatactgaaagatgaatacTCTTAATTTgctttgagaaagagaaagatgcctAGAGATTAGGAAGTGAAGCCTACAATGGTCTATGATGTAGACGTAGATGTGGATGGGTCAGGTCATGTAAAGTTTTCTGATCATGATACCATGataaataatttgcattttattttaagagCATAAGAAtccatcagaatttttttttttaaagaaaggcttATGCTATTTAGTAGAGATTTGTAGGAAAGCAGTCTGGCTCCTCTGCATTTTTAGAGACAAgtgcaaaaaaaattaaactggatAGCAAATTATTGCAATAACCACggaaaagatgatgatgttatgAACCAAGATACTGGGAATATACAGGTCTATGGGTGAAAAGTGAGCAGGTTCAGGGTATGTTTTAGGGTAGAAATGATGGAAACTGATAAAGGATTTGATGGAGAGGGGAGGAATAGCAAGAACGGTTCTAGAGTTTTATATGCAGTGGGTTGAGGGAGTTATTTTGTGATATTCGGAGGAAATAGGGAGAGAATTATTTGGGGGGGAGAATGAAGTACTTAATTtccataattataatttttagattAAATACCAAAGTGGAGCTATCAAGGAGACAATTATATCCATGAGTCTAAAGTCACAGAAGGGGTGAAAACTTAGCCTTGTAAATTTCAGGGTGCTATAGTGAGTAAAAACTGACACTCTCTTCACCTTCAGGAAACTTAACAGTTTACTGTGTAACAGAAaccttagtgaaataagtcatctAATGACTATCAAATTATAAATTGAATGAGTTATATAAAGATGAATGTATGTTACCAAAATAATAGGTACCTGGAGAAAATCTGTCCAAGTTAAGGGGCTTCCTGAAAAGTGATGTTTCAGATGAAGAGGAAAAATGCAGTATTGTttgaaaaagagaataaagaggTTGGGTAGAAGATGGAGAAACACATCTTGGCAGAGAGAACATCAGGAGAAAAATCTTGTGAAAAAAGAGCAGTGgtggttttgaaaaataaatgtgtccGAAGAAAGTCCAGGCACTCAATGAAGAAAATGTGCTAAAAATAGTGAACTAAGTTATCTAATGTTGAGAGGGGCTTGCTTGTGCCTgtgcatagttgctcagtcgtgtataaCTCtacaaccctttggactgtagcccaccaggctcctgcgtccatgggatttttgggcaggaatactggagtgggttgccgtttctttctccagaggatcttcccagtccagggactgaacccacatctcctgtatctcctgcactgcaggtggattctttacccattgagccatggAGGAAGCTCagagcaagaaataaaaatggatagGCTCCTAGAAGAAGCTGCCTGATGAGACTGGTATGATAAAGATGAAGGATAGGCTACAGATGGAAGCCAGAATCCGAAGCCACTTTAACACGTTGGACTAATCAACATGTTTCATAATCAAATATGAAAGTCAGTATAAAGTTTTAAACACCTGCCTACATGATATGAGCCATTAAATCTTTGTAATGACTTCCAGGGCCAGAATTCAAATCAGGATAATAATGTGAAAAACAAGCCAATCAATTCTGCTGCAAAGAGGCCTTTAGTCTTAGTTATTCAACATTGACCTTCTGATCTTTAGAATGGCAGTTTCTAAGGAAGGGAAAATAATTGCTCATCCTTTCAATAAGTGCCTATTAAATGAATCATTAGCCAATGGATGACATGAATGAATAAGTGGGTGCAGAACTCTCGGTTGATGTCAGAGGCAAAGTGTCTTCAACCTGAGTCTCCAAGTCACAGGAGCACTCATGGGTTGAACATCCCAGAGGGTAAGAGCTCTCATGGGAAATCACTTGCCACAGGTCTCATGCATAAATATTCCTCTTGGCTTATCACTAAGGTTGAAAAACTAATTGCTGGCTATGTCAGTGGGAGAAAACAGGAACATTTTCACTAAGTACTGTTTGGAGGAAAATATGCTTGGAAACAACACAGATGGAAAAGTATGGGTGCAGAGTGACTACTTAAATGGATTTTGGAAACTTAAAGGTCAAATAGTGCTCTTCATTCTAAATGCTTTATGAGTTGGAAGGAGGAAACTAAGCATTCTTTTGAGAATCTTCTCTCTCAATTTTATAGGTACACCATCTCACCAGCATCCCTGGGAAAATGTCCCAGGCAACATATCCTTCCCAAAAATTAGTTTCCTGCTCCAGTCTGTTCATCATTACAGGTGTCTTCTAAGGTATCTCTGCCAGTGGATGGATAATGACACTTAAATGACATTAGGAGAGCACCATTCTCTTCCAGCCAACAGATAATATGCCTCTAAAGGACAGAGTTGCTTGACTACATTATGTAAAGTTAGTTAACTTTTAGCATAATTTTGTTGACTTAGAAATTCTACCTCATCTGAAATCAGAGCATtctctttgaaaaatactttctTGCTGCCTAAAAAAATTATCTCAGATCCAGAATGATAGCTTTAGTAAGCCCTAACATgaactcctcctccttccttcttacTGGATTTTCTGGTCTGGAGCAGCAATATCCTTGGatctctgttcccttctccaccaTTTATGCTGTTGTTCTTTTGGGTAACTGCCTGGTGCTCTATGTAATCTGGACAGAACCTAGCCTGCACCAACCCATGTTCTACTTCCTGGCCATGCTGGCCATCACTGATTTGTGCATGGGACTGTCCACAGTGAACACAGTGCAGGGGATCCTGTTGGGGTTGATTCAAGAGATCAGCCTGGATTCCTGCATTACCCAGGCCTATTTCATCCACGGTCTGTCCTTCATGGAATCCTCTGTTCTCCTGACTATGGCCTTTGACCGGTACATTGCAATTTGCAATCCATTGCATTATTCCTCCATCCTAACTAATTCCAGAATTACCAAAATCAGGCTCACCATTTTAGGTAGGAGTTTCTTCTTTATTACACCCCCTATCATCCGTTTGAAATACTTCTGCTACTGCCGTCCCCACATCCTCTCTCACTCATTCTGCCTGCACCAAGACCTTCTCCGCCTAGCCTGCTCAGACGTTCGATTCAACAGCTACTATGCCCTGATGCTGGTTATTTGCACACTATTGTTGGATGCTGTACTTATCCTCTTCTCCTATGTCCTGATTCTTAAGTCAGTGCTGGCAATCGCTTCTCGGGAGGAACAGCGTAAGTCATTTCAGACATGCATCTCCCACATTTGTGCTGTCCTGGTATTCTACATTCCTATCATTAGCCTTACAATGGTGCACCGATTTGGCAAGCATCTCTCCCCAGTAGTCCACGTCCTTATGGGCAACATCTACATCCTTTTTCCACCTTTGATGAACCCTATCATCTACAGTGTCAAGATCCAACAGATTCGTAGCAGAATCCTCAGActcttttctctaaaaatatgCTGAGCTATTCCAgtgttcaaaaaacaaaatagcagttataaaaataaacaagctaaTATCAATACAAAAATACACTTTGTTGGAATTAAGACTTTAGCCCTGAACCCATGATCCTTGATTTTAAAACACACTTTAAATGTAGAGAATCACCTCAAACAAGTCCCATTCTAGCCCATGTCTTGGAAGTCAGCTGTTTttagggatggaggtgggagattCTATCTGAAGCATTCCATGGATTCCTTCTAAATTTGTGTAAACAAGACAGACATAGGTAATGCCATAATTGTGACcgtattaaaaaatgtataaacctATTTAACATGCCCAGAATAGCTTTTTGAGCAGTTTTTTTGCACAGAAACAAAGTAAGATTTAAATACTTGGTCTTTTAGTTTCAAAAGTGGGTAACTTGAAGCATTTTCGATTATCTGAGATTCAGTTActtaatctttaaaatggggaagaTACCCAACTGACAGAAATTTTGTGATGATTGTCTGGGCCAGATTTGTCCACTAGTGTTTTTCATAGTGAATAGAGGGGGAGgagatggaagcagtgacagattttcttttcttggggtctaaaattactgcagatggtgacagcagtaaTTAGAAGACACCATGAAATTAGacaccatgaaattagaagatgattgcttcttggcaggaaagctatgacaaatgtagacagtgtgttgaaaagcaaggacatcactttgccaacaaagatccgtatagtcaaggctatggtctttccggtagccatgtacggttgtgagaactggaccataaagaaggcagagtgccaaagaattgatactttcagactgtgatgctggagaagactcttgagagacccttggcatgcaaggggatcaaaccaatcaaccttgaaggaaatcaaccctgaatactctttggaaggactgatgctgaagctccaataatttgactACCTGCTTCAAgctgttgactcattggaaaataccctgatgctggaaaagactgaaggcaggaggagaagagggcaacagaggatgagatggttggatgacgtcaccgataaaatggacatgaacttgggccaactctgggagatggcaaaggacagggaagtctggcatactACAGTTTATAGGGCAGTGAAGGgccagacatgacttggtgactgaacaacaacaataatttttctaaaatgataaAGATGTTCTCTAAAATAGAGTAGTAAGTACCAACGTAGATTGCTTGCTGCATATGGCtactgaacacttgaaatgtagGTAGTACAACTGTGCAACTACATTTTCAACTCTGTTTTATTGTGGTTAATGTGCTTaatcgcttagttgtgtctgactgtgcaacccttaggactgtagcccactgggctcctcagtccatggaattctccagtcaagaatactggaattgtgttgccattccctgctccaggaaatcttcctgacccacggattgaattcatgtttcttgtgtctcctgggttgcaggtgggtctttacctgctgagccattggagaagccccattttattgtgttttatatacatgtaaatgTTAAAAGGCCATT comes from Cervus elaphus chromosome 1, mCerEla1.1, whole genome shotgun sequence and encodes:
- the LOC122699359 gene encoding olfactory receptor 51V1; translation: MIALVSPNMNSSSFLLTGFSGLEQQYPWISVPFSTIYAVVLLGNCLVLYVIWTEPSLHQPMFYFLAMLAITDLCMGLSTVNTVQGILLGLIQEISLDSCITQAYFIHGLSFMESSVLLTMAFDRYIAICNPLHYSSILTNSRITKIRLTILGRSFFFITPPIIRLKYFCYCRPHILSHSFCLHQDLLRLACSDVRFNSYYALMLVICTLLLDAVLILFSYVLILKSVLAIASREEQRKSFQTCISHICAVLVFYIPIISLTMVHRFGKHLSPVVHVLMGNIYILFPPLMNPIIYSVKIQQIRSRILRLFSLKIC